GACGGCGTGAAGCAGGACTTCATCAAGGCCGAGGACATTCAAAAGTTCAAGGACATGGTGAACAGCTATCGAAACTCCTTCGCGCCCCTGGTCGAACGCATCAAAGCGCAGGGCGACCCCACTCTGGGCCTCAGAGGCCAGCTGGAACAGATCACCGATAGTCTCGAAAAATTATTGGCATCAGGCGGAACCGATGGCAAGGCTATCATGTACTTTGAAAACATGATTCGCTATCACGGGAACCTCGTTGCGACCCGCGAAAAAACCTTCGGCGACAAGGCCCTGGAATCGGCCCGCCTTCTGAATGCCCAGATCGCCAAAAGCGGGGTCTATGGCAGTACCCAGCGCAATAACCTGAAAGCTCAGGTCGACAGCTACATTCAGCTGGTGGGCTCGCTGTCCGCATCATACACCGAGCTTCTCGACCTTCGCGCCAAACAAAAAGGGATGCTGACCGACCTGGAAGGCGTCATGGAATCTTTGACCAATCAAATCCTGGCTCATAACGATACCGAGATCAAGGATCTGGATAAGCTCGCGCACCTGGCCGGCTGGCTCTTCCTCGCGATCTTCATCGTCATCACTGTGATCTCGGTGGGCTCCATCGTTGAATTCACGGAAATTTCCCGCTCGCTGATCGCCATCTCGCGCAAGGTCAACAAAACCGCGCTGGGCACCAAGAAAACCAGTGATTCCCTGCAAATCGCCTCGGAAAAAGTTTCGGCTGCCACCACCGAGCAGGCTTCCGCCATCCAGGAAACCGTAGCCACGCTGAATGAAATCACGGCCATGGTCAATAAGAGCGTGGAAAACGCCTCGTCCTCGGCCGAGAAAGCCACCATGAGCTTTCATATAGCCAGCGAAGGCAAGGAAGCGGTCAATCAGATGCGCTCGGCGATGAAGGAAATTCAAAGCAACATCAATGATATGACCCGGCAGGTCGATCAGAGCAATAAGCGCATCGAAAGCATCGTTCAGATCATCAACGAGATTTCAAGCAAGACCCAGGTCATCAACGACATCGTGTTCCAAACCAAACTCCTCTCGTTCAATGCCTCAGTGGAAGCCGCCCGCGCGGGTGAGCACGGCAAGGGTTTCGCCGTGGTCGCCGAGGAAGTCGGCAACCTCGCCCAGATGAGCGGTTCCGCGGCCAAGGAAATCGGCGATCTACTGTCGCGCAGCCGCGTGGATGTCGAGCAGATCATCAAGGATTCGAAGCAGCAGATGGACATCCTCGTCCGCAAAGGCGGCGAGAAGGTGAACGTCGGCGTGGATATCGCCAACCGCTGCGAAGAGATCCTTCAGGAAGTCGTGGAAAACGTCAACGGCGTGAAAAAGCTGATGGAAGAAATTTCGACCGCGGCCAAAGAGGAAGCGGAAGGCGTCAGCAACATCACGATCGCCATGAACGAGATCGACGCCACCACGCACGCCAACTCCGATATGGCCCATCAAACCATGGGCTATGCGGAAACTCTTTCCAAGCAATCGAATCAGCTGCGCTCCATCATCCGCGAACTCGACCTTCTGGTGACAGGTACGCGCGGCCTGCAAAATGCC
This Oligoflexus sp. DNA region includes the following protein-coding sequences:
- a CDS encoding methyl-accepting chemotaxis protein, with translation MRYKDLSIRSKLLLMTGLTLAFIMAGMLAAFAGTKTLQTRYNAMIQQYDYLQILISNISDGIHNAARHELSYIYTMNEGNLQARDSSFGKVDLYIMEIDGVKQDFIKAEDIQKFKDMVNSYRNSFAPLVERIKAQGDPTLGLRGQLEQITDSLEKLLASGGTDGKAIMYFENMIRYHGNLVATREKTFGDKALESARLLNAQIAKSGVYGSTQRNNLKAQVDSYIQLVGSLSASYTELLDLRAKQKGMLTDLEGVMESLTNQILAHNDTEIKDLDKLAHLAGWLFLAIFIVITVISVGSIVEFTEISRSLIAISRKVNKTALGTKKTSDSLQIASEKVSAATTEQASAIQETVATLNEITAMVNKSVENASSSAEKATMSFHIASEGKEAVNQMRSAMKEIQSNINDMTRQVDQSNKRIESIVQIINEISSKTQVINDIVFQTKLLSFNASVEAARAGEHGKGFAVVAEEVGNLAQMSGSAAKEIGDLLSRSRVDVEQIIKDSKQQMDILVRKGGEKVNVGVDIANRCEEILQEVVENVNGVKKLMEEISTAAKEEAEGVSNITIAMNEIDATTHANSDMAHQTMGYAETLSKQSNQLRSIIRELDLLVTGTRGLQNALENKAQTQPVAEAAPASEEVKTDEAETPSNVVKLSASRKKTGAATPEDFESMPMAAGSEADSPATAQVDPNDPGFGKE